The genomic region ACGGTGGCAACGATGGCCGCAATGGCGGAGACGGTGGTTTCATCGGCTGACGCTAACCGTTTGAAAGGACCGGCGAGAAAGCCGGTCCTTTCTTGTTGACACAATTCGTCTCTCCGATCTCCCGTCTCCTTTCACAGCGATGGCTGAAGTCGCTCGACGGGAAATTGGGATCCGCTATTGACAAGAGGGTGGCCATTTTCCCATAAGCGACCTTTAGCTAGCGAAACAGGAGTGAGAGGGCAACTGTCACACCGAAATCGTGTGGCTCAACTACACTTTCAGCAATCTCAAGGACCGGTACAAAAGCCGGTCCTTTTTTCATTTGTTCTAACCCCGTTTTCCTGCCCATAGACTAGTCCTGAAAGGGACGAGTCGCGGGGAGTGAGCGGGATTGGGAAATCGTGTGATGGCAGCGTGCCGGATCGGGTTTACCTATATCGGTACGGTGGTGGGCGCCGGGTTTGCCTCTGGACAGGAAATCATGCAATTTTTTACGCGTTTCGGCTCACAAGGCATATGGGGCATCGTGGCGGTCACCCTGATGTTTTCATGGCTGGGCACCCGAATGATGGTGATGGGGGCGCGGTTGAAGGCTTCCTCATATGAAGAGCTGAACCGGTTTCTGTTCGGCCCCCGGTGGGGGAGATGGATGAACGGATTCGTGGGGCTGGTATTGTTCGGCGTTACGACGGCGATGATGTCGGGGACGGGCGCCCTGTTCAGGGAACAATTGGGGTGGTCGTTTCACGTGGGTGTCATTCTGACGGCTGTGGTGGCCTTCGCTGTGATTCTTCGTGGATTGGATGGGATTCTTTCCGTCAATTCGCTGATCGTGCCGATGATGTTCCTTTTTACCGTACTCGTGGCGATCAACGGTTTGGGGCGGCCGGAGGCGGTCGGGTGGCTGACGGCATCGCATCACGGCGGCGGGCAGTGGTGGTTGTCCGCGTTGACATATGTGGCGTTCAATCTGGCCATGTCTCAAGCGGTGTTGGTACCGATGGGCAAAGAAGTGGCCGATGAGCGGCTTCTCGCGGCGGGAGGATGGATCGGCGGAGTGGGATTGGGTGTGATGCTGTTGGCCAGTCATTTTGCCATGACGTTGGAGATACCGGAAATTCTTCAAAGGGAAATCCCGATCGCGATGGTGATTGCTGCGTTGGGCACCGTGATGAAGGCCTTTTTTCTGTTGGTGATGTGGGGGGAGATTTTTACCACCCTGATCGGCAATGTGTACGGTTTGGCCGCCCATCTGCACGAATATCTGCCTTTTCGCATGAATACGATTATGGCCGGCATTTTCATCGCTGGTTATGTTTGTTCGCTGATCGGGTTTCCCGCTCTGGTTGGATATGTCTATCCGTTGTTTGGCTACTGCGGACTGGCGGCGATCGGGCTGTTGGCATTGAGACCGTATCCCCGCTGGTGAGGAGGCATTGTCATGGGAACGCTCATCATTGCACTTGTCGCTTATGGGATCGGCATGTTCCCCGTTTACGGATGGTGGATGGGAAAACGAATCCATGGGGAAGCGATCATGCATACCGGTCCGTTGCAGGATATGGTACTGTGGGCGGGATTGGAAATGACCAAAGGTGCGTTGGCCGTGCTGATCGGATGGGCGACGGGCGGATGGTTTGCTGCCAGCGTGGCGGCATTGATGGTGGTGGTGGGCAGCTTGTATCCGGTTGTCCCCGCTTTTCGCGGCGGCGGGGGAATGGCGGTGGCGGCCGGAGCGCTGTTCGTGTTGAGTCCGATGCTGGTCGTGGCGGGCATCTTGATTTATTTTGTCAGTTTGTTGTTGACGCGGTATCTGGAGATTTCCACGTCGCTGGCCACTGTGGCCGTGATGATTCTGTCGGGTGTGATTTCTGCGCATATGTACGTCATCATCGTCGCCGTTTGTGTGGGGGCCCTGATTCTGTATCATCAGCCGAAGCATCGTTTTGGCAGGCACCGTGCGCGTTTTCGCGGGTGGAAGAACCTCTTTCGCTTCCGTCGGTGATACCATGAGGAAGAAAAGAGGGGGAACCGCCGTGGAGTGGACAGGCTATTTGCGCCCCTTGCAACATGAAGTGGCCGAGCCGATCACGTGTTTTGCCCGGTGGGGGAAACGAACGCCCCGGCTCAACGATGGGACGGGGCGAACAACCTGCATCACGTTTCTCCGGGAAAAGCTTGCCGCCATTGTAACAACGGTGATTGTGATCCATTGACTTTTTAAAGAAAAAGTCGCCTGAAAGCACACGGTGCCCATAGGAAGTACCCTTGTATTTCAATCGTGGGATGAAAGGCGGCGTTGCCCGGCATCCCCTTTTGGGGATGGTAAGGGCAACCAATTTGCTGTATAATCGAACGTACGAGCGGTGCTCATCCCACTGGTAGTGGGTTTGTTCCTGTGTACGTCATGGTATGAGGTTCCAGTGGCGAACCAATCACTTCCACTGGGTAAAACCATGAGAGTGAGTGAAAAGGAACTGGCGTACTGGTAATACCACGGGCACTTCCGTTGGTCGCAGGTACGCCGCCCAAGCGGGTACCTGCAGCGTTGTTGTAGAACTGCTTGGGACGGGGTGATGACACACCCCTTAGCTTGAGGGTTGCCTGAAACAGAAATGGACTGAGGGCGTTAACCACTCAAGAATCCCACGGCGACCATAGGGAGTGCCTGTGGTACTTTAGCCGTGTGGAGTGTCAAAGGTGCAGCTCCACCCTGACTTTGTAGCCGCTGTATTTCCGCATGTTGATGACTCCGTTTTCCAAGATCATATACTGAGCTTTGACACCGATCAGCTTCCCCTTAATATGTTCCTGCTTGTCCAAGGATAAAGATGTAATTT from Polycladomyces zharkentensis harbors:
- a CDS encoding YkvI family membrane protein → MGNRVMAACRIGFTYIGTVVGAGFASGQEIMQFFTRFGSQGIWGIVAVTLMFSWLGTRMMVMGARLKASSYEELNRFLFGPRWGRWMNGFVGLVLFGVTTAMMSGTGALFREQLGWSFHVGVILTAVVAFAVILRGLDGILSVNSLIVPMMFLFTVLVAINGLGRPEAVGWLTASHHGGGQWWLSALTYVAFNLAMSQAVLVPMGKEVADERLLAAGGWIGGVGLGVMLLASHFAMTLEIPEILQREIPIAMVIAALGTVMKAFFLLVMWGEIFTTLIGNVYGLAAHLHEYLPFRMNTIMAGIFIAGYVCSLIGFPALVGYVYPLFGYCGLAAIGLLALRPYPRW
- a CDS encoding glycerol-3-phosphate acyltransferase, with amino-acid sequence MGTLIIALVAYGIGMFPVYGWWMGKRIHGEAIMHTGPLQDMVLWAGLEMTKGALAVLIGWATGGWFAASVAALMVVVGSLYPVVPAFRGGGGMAVAAGALFVLSPMLVVAGILIYFVSLLLTRYLEISTSLATVAVMILSGVISAHMYVIIVAVCVGALILYHQPKHRFGRHRARFRGWKNLFRFRR